Part of the Cryptomeria japonica unplaced genomic scaffold, Sugi_1.0 HiC_scaffold_1307, whole genome shotgun sequence genome is shown below.
taagggtgtgtgtgtgtgtgtgtgtgtgtgtgtgtgtgattagggtttttctatTCATGTGTTTGTCACATTACCATTACATACAACAtctgtgattacattcaaagagcaaagcatcatcatcaataattgcatATCTGATGTACATCTATTCAACATCATCCTCAGTATTTGCATGatttaattcaaggttaattcctaaaccaaggtttgacttaggaaaatccttattcccaacaatttcccctttctttATTTGTGCTGGAAACAAGTACAAAGTTGCATTCGGGAGGATCAACAAAATTCATAGAGAAAAACAAGTTCAACTTTCAACAAtgagaaattcagaggaccatAACAAATTGATACTACCTGATTCTGAAAAATAAGGTTgaacttttgggaatagatccCAAACATATTATTTCACCTAGATCCAGGTTGTTAGCTTCATATGacatttgtagctcattgtttctacCCATTGACTTCATTTATCACCTATTTTTCTCTAATCTTCAACAATCAAATCAACTCAATTTAAGGAGGAGAAAACCCTACCAAAAGGAACCAAGAATCTAACTAGAATCTTAGTCTTATGAggatagatctattagattcctctcatCCCTAATGTAATTGTTAATTAGGTCATTTGatcattttattatcttaatttaacgcTAATGCCTATTTTTTACCATTACACTACCAAGGATGCATTTGTAGGCCATATACACACCAAGACTGACCACATACACATTTTCTCCTAAACCTAATTCTATCGCATTTTTAGCTATCCTAACTTTGACTCTTATTAATGACACAATAAATACATGAAATTGACCAAAGGAAGATGTGCTTACTGGCTCATTGTACTCCTCTCTCATTGATATCGATGCACATGCTCGAAACTGTGGTATCACTCTGTTATGTTAGCCATCTCTACAACCACTATGCTCTCCTTTCTAAGCTTTGATTTGCTTTATGATCTCTAAAagtgatggatgcaaatgaggagaTCATTCCCTTAATCTTCTATATATAGGCATTGTAATCCTAATTGGTCGTGGTACCCCTCTGTGATCTCCATGATCCCTCGTGACCTCTTCTAACCCTATTTTCTGCCAAACTAACCCATGCCTTTCATTGCTTGGTCTTCCCTATCATCTCTTTCTATCAAGTATTATCCaaactttttccaaattttcacctAATCTCTCGATGGGGCATTATACAACATTCCAAACTAAGACAAGTATCAATTAAAaattttattctttgaaacaatgtgataaattgcattatctcaaagagaggAAATTGTAAACCCCTTAAATTATCttttaattacataaatatttattttatttaattaaatatttatcctaGTTCCTTCTATTAATTcagtaaatattttttattatttaattaattcattagcctcttcactattaattaaataaatattttaatttatttaattaattcactaagccttttctttataatttaaataaatatttattattgatttagatCTCGCCTCtctcctaaattaaatagatatttctatttatttaattaattcactctcctttttcttattttaatcTTAACCCTctaacttgttcacatggatcataatctaaattcgtacacatgtgacaagtgtcaatcatctcttcattcacattgtttatttgttttatttatttagtaTTTACTTACCCACCCTTTCTTACTATTGGTCCTTGGGAGTAGTATTTGaagataatattattttaaatcattttctctctatttttgGTGTCCAAGTATGGCTATGGTAATTTTCTTGGAAACaataatgaaattatatttttatggttcatttatttattgtttatttgtttatttatttagtgtttacTTACCTACCCTTTCTTACTATTGGTCCTTGGGAGTAGTATTTGGAGATAATATTGTTTTAAATTATTTTCTCTTGATTTTTGTGAAGGGTTGataattttcttattatttttatttttggtgttGAGGTATGGCTATGATAACTTTCTTGGAAAAAATATTGAAATTATTTGTTTATGgttcatttatttattgtttatttgtttatttatttagtgtTTTACTTACCTACCCTTTCTTACTATTGGTCCTTGGGAGTAGTTTTTAGAGATAAtatgattttaaattattttctttcGATATTTGTGAAGGGttggtaattattattattattattattattattattattattattattttgatttttggtgtCGAGGTATGGCTATGGTATTAAAATATGATTGCCAGGAATTTTTGGCTAGGAAGTTTCTGGGGATGATTTGTGCATATGCTTGAAGATTTAGAGATTGGCCTTTCAAATTTTCTTGTTGTTGTGCATGCTTGGAAGGAGTTGGCTGGGATTCTGGATTTTGGCTGGTAAGTTTCTTTGGAgttttgatgttggatttggagaTGATTTTTGCATATACTTGAAGATTTGGATATTGGCCTTTTGAATTTCTTGTTGCTATGTATGCCTGGAAGGAGTTGGCTGGGATTGTGGATTTTGGCATCTCAAATTTGGTTGTACCTTTCTTCAAACTACTCTATTTTGCATTTGCTTTTACTATGGTTTCAAATTCTTAATATTTCAATTTTGTGCGATGCTCTATCCTGTATTTGTTGTTTGGGAAGGTTTGTTGTGATTGCCCTTGGAGGCTAATATTTGTGTTGCTGggaatgaagttttgtgtgatgtaaAATAAAATGCTTAACTATTATTAACTAGTCCAGAAGCTCTTAGACTGACAAAACAATGACATAATATAtgataaaatttaaaatcataaaaaataactaGACTAGTATTGAAAATAAGAATACCTTTCCACAATATAAGCCAAATTCTTACGTTTACTTTGGTTTGAAATTCTTAATATTTTGGAGGTTGTGTTGCATTTTCTTTTACTGTGGTTCCAAATTCTTAATATTTTATTGTGGTTTCTTTGGAGTTTTCATGTTCGATTTGGGGATGATTTTTGCATATGTTTGAGGATTTAGAGATTGGCCTTTCAAATTTTATTGTTGCCATGTATGCCTGGAAGGAGTTGGTTGGGATTGTGGATTTTGGCTGGGAAGTTTCTTTGGAGTTTTGATGTTGGATTTGGGGATGTTTTCTTGCATATGCCTGAAGATTTGGATATTGGCCTTTTGAATTTTCTTGTTGTTGTGTATGACTGGAAGGAGTTGGCTGGGATTGTGGATTTTGGCATCTCAAATTTGGCTATACTTTTCTTCAAACTACCAGGTTGGTGGTTCTGAATCCTATTTATGCATTTGTTTTAAAAAGAAAGGTTGTTTGGTTCATATTTGAAAATTTGTTTGTGCCTTCTTGAGATCTGTGTCTATGTATTGGAAGAAAGGCTTTTGTTTCCTTCTTTGAGAGATGTTGTTGTGTTTGTTATGTTGTAGGTGTTATTTCCCGTATTTGTTGTTTGGGAAGGCTTGTTGTGATTTCCCTTGGAGGTTGTGTTGCATTTTCTTTTACTGTGGTTTCAAATTCTTAATATTTCAGTTCTGTGTGATGCTCTTTCTTGTATTTGTTGTCTCCGAAGGTTTGTTGTGATTTCCCTTGGAGGATATGTTGCATTTTCTTTTACTATGGTTTTGAATTCTTAATATTTGTGTTGTACAGAATGAAGTTATGTGTGATGTAAAAGAAAATTCTTAACTATTATTAACTAGTCTAGAAGCTCTTAGATTGACAAAAAAACAACATAATATATGATAaactttaaaatcataaaaaataactaGACCAGTATTAAAAATAAGAATACCTTTCCACTATATAAGCCAAAATATTACCTTTATTGTGGTTTTGAATTCTTAATATTTTGGAGGCTCTGTTGCATTTTCTTTTATTGTGGTTTTGAAttcttaatattttgattgttgggaATGAAGTTCTGTGTGATGCTCTTTCTGTATTTTTGTGCTTGCCCTTGGAGACTATGTTACATTTGCTTTTAATGTGGTTTTGGAGTTCTTAGTATTTGGGTTGTCTAGAATGAAGTTCTGTGTGATGcttgagtatatatatattttttaattggtTTAGTTGTATACTGacaaaaaaataacataatatatgataaactttcaaatcataaaaaataaCTAGACTAGTCTTGAAAATAAGAATACCTCTCCACCAGATGAACCAAAATCTTACCTTTACTATGGTTTCAAATTCTTAATATTTTGGAGGCTGTGTTGCATTTGCTTTTACTGTGGTTTAGAAttcttaatattttgattgttgggaATGAAGTTCTGTGTGATGCTTTTTCTGTATTTGTTGTCTAGGAAGGTTTATTGTTCTTGCCTTTAGATTAGATTATCACTTATATTCTCGTATTATTCTtacaaacaagaaaaagaaaagagaataaaTGAAGTAGTAAAAGAGAATCCATAGAGAATGGAAGTTTTATATGCTTTAATTTAGATGTGCAGATTAATCaggtttttttattttaattaaatgtattcTTAATTTATCTTTTTTAAAGGTAAAGTATTTTTAAaatgattatttgaattgtctatatttaattttttattgaggAAATATGTAATGTATTATTTCTCTTGATTTATTGAGGTAGTGcatataatatttataaatttaattgtatttatttttaaaatataatatttagtgTATGTATTGtattaattagtttaattttttatttgaggtttattttattttattaattgtgtGAGATCAAATCAAATAAAGGGGATTAGTTCTTATATGCTAATTTAGAAATGTGCtttaattcaaattttattttattaatttattgtgCAAAATCAAATCTTTGTAAAACAGTAATTTGATTTTGTTTGGATTTAGATGGGATTTACTTGCCAATTGTGTACATAAATTTTTGTTTTATCTATTAAAATATAAGAATGTAAATTTAGCAAGTGTCATTCAATTTAGAATTAGAAGAAATATTTAGTTTGTGAGCATCATTTCATCTATACTACTAAATATTTATTACTTCTACCACTATTTTTGTTACTTCTACTACTCAAGaggtttaatttgaaaatgagaaaaaGAGGCTTTTAATAAAAtgtagattttattatttatttatttattaccatTAAAATATGTAGTTCTAGTCACTTAAAGATGATAGTGAATAACAACTTTCATTTAAGAATTTTATAGGAAAAATAAAACATGTGGATTTTTCCCTTGCAATAATGTGTTAATGAGCTCAACGCTTCATtagattttatttacttttatgaAATTTTTGAAATTGGAATTTGATGACGCTTAGGAAATTTTATAGGAAAAATAAAACATGTGGATTTTTTCCTTGCAATAATGTGTTGATGAGCTCAACGCTTCATTAGATTTTGTTTACTTTTATGAAATTTTTGAAATTGGAATTTGATCACGCTTATGGAATTTTATAGCAAAAATAAAACATGTGGATTTTTCCCTTGCAATAATGTGTTAATGAACTCAACGCTTCATtagattttatttacttttatgaAATTTTTGAAATTGGAATTTGATGACGCTTATGAAATTTTTGAAATTAGAATTTTGACATTTTAATGGACTTTGTCTCATTCACAAGAATGATTTCTTATAAGCATGGTACGACTATCAAATGTAAAAGTTAATTATGATGCCCACCATAATGCAAAACTGCGACTCCAGATATTTGGCATTGTAGAAAAGAGTTTGAATGGCTAACACTAGTACAATATAACAATGTGCGCAGGAATATCGAGCATCTCATCACAATGAACGCACTTATATCCGGCCTGCCTCTAGGTTACAGGTTTCGACCCACCGAGGAAGAGCTGCTTGATTATTATCTGAAAAAGAGAATTGCCTCAGAAAGGATTGACATGGACCTTATCAGGGATATCGATCTCTATAAAATTGAACCTTGGGATCTCCAAGGTATTTACACCAGCACACTAGAATATATTTTCGACTAAGCCTTGAATAACAGCAATAGATGTTCTTATTCGATTTTGGTGTTTTAATGTCGATTTACAGAGATATATGGGGAAGATGCTAGAGAATGGTACGTGTTCAACAAGAATAATAAGAAAGGCAGTCGCATATGTAGATCCACAGCAGGTGGTTACTGGAAGGAAACAGGAAAGGATAAGCCAATATACTCGAAGCAGGCAGGTGGAAGACATCAGATTGGACAGAGAAAGATTTTAGTCTTCTACAAAGGCCGTTCCTCCAAAGGACAAAGATCAGAGTGGATCATGCATGAATACAGACGTGGCGCAACTCCTCAGGCAACTAaattcactttgtaggaatttatTAGAGTTCATAGCTGGCCTGCTGAAAATATATTGATTTCATATCTTAAACCTCACCATGGAAAGTCTTAATTAAGCTCATTAAATTTCAGTTGGGAAGGGATGCTAACAGCTACATGTGAGCTGCAATTTAATTTCTTGCACTACCACAGCATAAGATATATCTCTcactaataaaaaaattcaaaagcatGATAAGACAACTCATTTCAACAAAATCTCCCTCCCTTGTAAGCACGATAGCTGTTAACAGTTAGTTTGGttaaagatagaagaagaaaattgtttttcttttttagTGTTTTCCATTACTAACCTTGGGCAATTTTGTGCAGGATAAAGAATGGGTAATATGCCACATCTTTCACAAGAGAATTAAACATAAACAGAAAAGAAATGAGGAAGATAATAAGGAAGATAATAAAGAAGATAATAAGGAAgcagaagatcaagtggaagaggaagaagaagaggaagtggAAGAGGAGGAAgcagaagatcaagtggaagaggaagaagaagaggaagtggaagaggaggaagaagaagaagaagaggaagcagtaGCGCTAGACaatgaagaagagaaagaagaatggCTGGGATATATAAACTGGGGAGAAGCAGCTAAGGAGGATATATaaaatcatcctccaaaatttatgAAGGGTGAAATGAAAGCAATTATTTTCTATTATTATCAGACGTAGGCATATCTGAGCTGTCAATGGTGTTGTTGCCATTCTGTGGTCACCATTGTGACTGTCAAGAAACCTTCGCAATCAATAGCTTACTGGATAACTTTTTATTTATTTCAGACCAGCCAATGGCTCTTTGGAAATACCTATGCTTATTTTATTTCATACTAGCTTCACATTCTGCTTTCATTTTATGTCTTAATATTCCACAACATCGTCACTCCATTTACTTTCATTCTTTTTGTTATTTCTTAATGTTGAATACTGTTTCATATTTCCTTCTTTTAAAATTTTTAAACATTGTCATAGGATGAGAATTGGTAAGATAGTTTTGACTTCCAAATATCAGATTATACATAACCATATAGAGCACAGCTGCACATATGTAATGGTAATTAATGTAATACAATATTTTCTAGGCTTATAAAGCTAAAGAATAAAAGAACTCATTCTTTATGATAGGATAtgtaaaataaaaattttgattttttgattggtCTTTGATCTAATTTTGCTTTTACAGTTATATTGATTATTCTTGCATTCTTAAATATAAATTAAGATTATATTAGATTAGATTATCATTTATATTCTTGTATAAGATTACCCCTAGTACAAAAATCTATTATTCCCCACAAATCCACTTTTTTACATATAATTTATCTATCTAactatctagatatatatatataattttgtcaTCCATttgtatttaaaatatataaaatgatttatatttattattatatataatattttttataatataaactattatattttatattttgtattatttttaaaaatatttttcagtatttATTTAGAGATGAAGGGATACTGAGAAATAATGAGAAAGATAGGGATATAAAGATCATCTCTCTCCCTTAGCTTGCATGAGTAAGTGAGTTGGCTTGGGCAATGGGTTTGCTCCCCATCAGTCTTAGGTTTGACTCCCTTCTGAGTTTAAGAGGGGGGATTGCTTTCCGGCTACAGATTCACCCCCTAGGGGCTAGTCTCACCTCTAGCTCACCCTTTAGTGAAAACGCAAGGTCAGGGTCATTGGGATTGGGGATACCCTCAGTATcaataaaagaaaagagaaaaaatgatctctctccctctatatatatccattcatttgtattcctctctctatctctctcccttatcTCTATCTCGTTAACTCTCCCTTCATCTCCACCCCTCTCTTCTCTATCCTTATGACTATATCTACCTCTCAATCCCTCCCTCTTTCTATCACACTCTCTAATCTATATCTCTACTATATCATACCTCTATTTATCCCTGCCCCTCTCCTTCTCTATCTAACTATTTATATGTATTTGTTTCTccctctatctccatatctctctctcactcacaaaaACTTTGTTTCTCCCTCCCCATGtctatctccatatctctttcTCAAACATACACTCTTTGTATtcccctccctatctctatctatctACCCTCTATCTCCATTACTTATcttatcacctcctttatctttcATTcgtgccctctctctctctctctctctctcaaacacaCACACATTATAGATCACATGTTCAAGTTCTAAGtttttattgaaaattttcaaattaaatttgaatttaatatatattaaaagatGGTGTTTTGGTGACCTTTTGAGATTTACAATATGTTGGTGATCTTGTACATCATCATGCTTATGTATCTTAAGAAAATAGACCTCCAGAGCTCATTTTGAACATGTACATTTTTTAAGTACATGTACAAGTATTTTAACAaattatgtgtgtgtatatgtatgtatgcatgcatgcatgcatgtatgtatgtatgtatgtatgtatgtatgtatgtatgtatgggtgaaaccacattaatggttcccagtTTACCCATGAAGGAAATTTACGGGTGTGGGAATTTCTTTTAAAAAAGGTTCATATGTATTGAAAAGGTTCGCTCTAACTACCCTTATGCATTTGAGCGAACCTTCTTATGGGGGGATAATTCAAGTGAACCCTAATTGAAAAATGGGTAAAtgcataaaatattattttttaggaGGTTTGCTCAAACCCCCCTTCAAGAGAACCCCTAACAACCATTTTCAACTTGTGATCTGGTCTCCATTGAGGTGGTTAGAGAGAACCCTATGTGGAGATTTTGTGAGTGAGTCCCATCAGCACTAGTCAGCGCTCCTTAGTAGTCACCATTCAA
Proteins encoded:
- the LOC131873247 gene encoding NAC domain-containing protein 101-like, which translates into the protein MPGRSWLGLWILAGKFLWSFDVGFGDVFLHMPEDLDIGLLNFLVVVYDWKELAGIVDFGISNLAILFFKLPVLCDALSCICCLRRNIEHLITMNALISGLPLGYRFRPTEEELLDYYLKKRIASERIDMDLIRDIDLYKIEPWDLQEIYGEDAREWYVFNKNNKKGSRICRSTAGGYWKETGKDKPIYSKQAGGRHQIGQRKILVFYKGRSSKGQRSEWIMHEYRRGATPQATKFTL